Proteins co-encoded in one Marmota flaviventris isolate mMarFla1 chromosome 9, mMarFla1.hap1, whole genome shotgun sequence genomic window:
- the LOC114099692 gene encoding pepsin F-like codes for MKGLGVLGLVALSECLVTIPLMKIKSMRENLQENNVLDDYLEKYPYSLAYKFLDNRPDPGVAYEPMRNYLDVSYVGIVSIGTPPQDFKVVLDTGSADLWVPSVYCRSGACSDHSSFDPLRSSTFLVSGQLFNLVYGSAAISGFLAYDTVRIGGLVDVAQAFGLSLQEPGDFMKHAVFDGILGLSYPSLAFPGTTPVFDNLWRQGLIGQNLFAFYLSRNEEKGSVLMLGGVDPSYYSGQLTWVPVSQPSYWQIAMDSISINGKVIACDGGCQGIIDTGTSLLSGPADHVLNIQKLIHAQPYDHGQYVVDCDTIDALPDILFTINGVDYPVPASAYVRKRHSHTCHSGFEGLDHPFYPETWVLGDIFLRLYFTVFDRANNRIGLAPAA; via the exons ATGAAGGGGCTTGGGGTCCTGGGGCTCGTGGCCCTCTCCGAGTGCTTGGTCAC AATCCCGCTGATGAAGATCAAATCCATGCGAGAAAACCTGCAGGAAAACAATGTGTTGGATGATTATCTGGAGAAATATCCCTACAGCCTGGCCTACAAGTTTCTTGACAACCGTCCAGACCCAGGAGTAGCCTATGAACCCATGAGGAACTACCTGGAC GTGTCCTACGTGGGCATCGTCAGCATCGGCACACCCCCCCAGGACTTCAAGGTTGTCCTGGACACGGGCTCTGCTGACCTGTGGGTGCCTTCCGTCTACTGCCGCAGCGGGGCCTGCAGTGA CCACAGCAGCTTCGACCCCCTGCGCTCCTCCACCTTCCTGGTCTCCGGCCAGCTCTTTAACCTCGTCTACGGCTCTGCGGCCATATCGGGATTTCTCGCCTATGACACCGTCAGG ATCGGGGGCCTTGTGGATGTGGCCCAAGCGTTTGGCCTGAGCTTGCAGGAGCCTGGCGACTTCATGAAACACGCCGTCTTCGATGGCATCCTGGGCCTGAGCTACCCCAGCCTGGCCTTCCCGGGAACCACCCCCGTCTTTGACAACCTGTGGAGACAGGGCCTCATCGGTCAGAACCTCTTTGCCTTCTACCTGAGCCG CAACGAGGAGAAGGGCAGCGTGCTGATGCTGGGCGGGGTGGACCCCTCCTACTACAGCGGGCAGCTGACCTGGGTGCCCGTGTCCCAGCCCTCCTACTGGCAGATAGCCATGGACAG CATCTCCATAAACGGGAAGGTCATCGCCTGTGATGGCGGCTGCCAGGGCATCATCGACACTGGGACCTCGTTGCTGAGTGGCCCAGCTGACCACGTCCTCAACATCCAAAAGCTCATCCACGCCCAGCCCTACGACCACGGCCAG TATGTCGTGGATTGTGACACCATCGACGCCCTGCCCGACATCCTCTTCACCATCAACGGCGTCGACTACCCCGTGCCAGCCAGTGCCTACGTCCGGAAG CGTCATTCCCACACCTGCCACAGCGGCTTTGAAGGTCTAGACCACCCGTTTTACCCCGAGACCTGGGTCCTGGGGGACATCTTCCTGAGACTCTATTTCACCGTTTTCGATCGGGCCAACAACAGAATCGGCCTGGCCCCTGCAGCCTAA